The following proteins are co-located in the Stigmatella aurantiaca genome:
- a CDS encoding FAD-binding protein has protein sequence MSEQAAELQSLVIDTRQHTWTNKHQTYTQKLLGIYDIWNPTGDGSPLERYNATTRGLQELIADAVMDRIHLRALGGGWSLSGAPATDGRLVNTKPLNLYFRLTPEMVHAGYTGDAAGLHFVQCGCTIVELNARFRRLGRSLKTSGASNGQTIAGALSTGTHGSAIDTGAIHDTVAGLHLLVGPQRHIWLERASRPVTSDGFARRLGAELVRDDALFDAALVSFGSFGIIHGVLLETDPLFLLKMYRQRLPLDRALRRALDTLDFSGLALPGGAERPYHFQVVVNPFAPTHSAHVITLYRRPFRPGYSRPGIDLDGMGPGDDAAAFIGLVTDLAPPAIPFAVNQVLSRAYRDIHGVEGTLGEIFTNTTIRGRVASTAMGLPISRATEALDLVQDFNRESGPFPVLIAFRYVKQTQATLGWTRFEPTCVLELDGPLSDRTLSLYRRVWAALRERGIPHTFHWGKQLELGAEAVREMYGDAIDRWLAARNTLLDAESRRVFSNRFQEELGLAAP, from the coding sequence ATGAGTGAGCAAGCCGCCGAACTCCAGTCCCTCGTGATCGATACGCGGCAGCACACGTGGACGAACAAACATCAGACCTACACGCAAAAACTCCTGGGAATCTATGACATCTGGAACCCCACCGGAGACGGCTCGCCGCTCGAGCGTTACAACGCGACGACCCGGGGCCTGCAGGAGCTCATCGCCGATGCGGTGATGGACCGCATCCACCTCCGCGCCCTGGGAGGCGGCTGGTCCCTCTCGGGCGCCCCTGCGACCGATGGCCGCCTGGTGAATACCAAGCCGCTCAACCTCTACTTCCGCCTCACGCCGGAGATGGTGCATGCCGGGTACACGGGCGACGCCGCCGGGCTGCACTTCGTGCAGTGCGGCTGCACCATCGTGGAACTCAACGCGCGTTTCCGGCGGCTGGGGCGCTCCCTGAAGACGAGCGGCGCAAGCAATGGACAGACCATTGCCGGCGCGCTGTCCACGGGGACGCATGGCTCGGCCATCGACACAGGGGCCATTCATGACACCGTCGCCGGGCTGCACCTGCTCGTGGGGCCGCAACGCCACATCTGGCTCGAGCGCGCCTCCCGTCCAGTCACCTCGGACGGGTTCGCGCGCCGGCTCGGCGCCGAGCTGGTGCGCGACGATGCGCTCTTCGATGCCGCCCTCGTGAGCTTCGGCAGCTTCGGCATCATCCACGGCGTGCTGCTGGAGACAGACCCGCTCTTCCTGCTGAAGATGTACCGCCAGCGGCTGCCGCTGGACAGGGCCCTGCGGAGGGCGCTCGACACCCTGGACTTCTCGGGCCTCGCGCTGCCGGGTGGCGCCGAGCGGCCCTATCACTTCCAGGTGGTGGTGAACCCCTTCGCGCCCACCCACAGCGCGCACGTCATCACCCTGTACCGGCGGCCCTTCCGGCCCGGCTACTCCCGGCCCGGGATTGACCTGGACGGCATGGGGCCGGGCGACGACGCGGCGGCCTTCATCGGCCTGGTCACGGACCTGGCTCCGCCCGCCATTCCCTTCGCGGTCAACCAGGTGCTGTCCAGGGCCTATCGGGACATCCATGGCGTCGAGGGGACGCTCGGGGAGATCTTCACCAACACCACCATCCGAGGCCGGGTGGCCAGCACGGCGATGGGCCTGCCGATCTCCCGCGCCACGGAGGCCCTGGACCTGGTGCAGGACTTCAACCGGGAGTCCGGGCCCTTCCCGGTGCTGATTGCTTTCCGCTACGTGAAGCAGACCCAGGCCACACTCGGGTGGACGCGCTTCGAACCCACCTGTGTCCTGGAGCTCGACGGCCCCTTGTCGGACCGCACCCTGTCGCTCTACCGGCGCGTGTGGGCGGCGCTCCGCGAGCGCGGCATCCCGCACACATTCCATTGGGGCAAGCAGCTCGAGCTGGGCGCAGAAGCCGTCCGGGAGATGTATGGAGATGCCATCGACCGGTGGCTCGCCGCCCGGAACACGCTGCTCGACGCGGAGTCACGGCGTGTCTTCTCCAACCGTTTCCAGGAGGAGCTCGGGCTGGCGGCGCCATGA
- a CDS encoding Bor family protein, with protein MATALFLSLNAGCYHYGVQVPAPAPATEPQRKTVHSLAWGLLNKPQDVTAITCEPSNALDEVRVTTHFGYTVLTALTLGFWSPLRVEWRCAKRPEEEGVIGLQVPALQEAPHE; from the coding sequence GTGGCCACTGCGCTCTTCCTGTCCTTGAACGCAGGCTGCTACCACTACGGTGTCCAGGTACCAGCCCCGGCCCCCGCGACAGAGCCCCAGCGGAAGACAGTCCACTCGCTCGCCTGGGGGTTGTTGAACAAGCCCCAGGACGTGACCGCCATCACCTGCGAGCCCAGCAATGCGCTGGACGAGGTCCGGGTCACCACCCACTTCGGTTACACGGTCCTCACCGCGCTGACGCTCGGCTTCTGGTCTCCGCTCCGGGTGGAATGGCGCTGTGCCAAGCGGCCAGAGGAAGAGGGCGTGATCGGCCTCCAGGTCCCCGCACTCCAGGAGGCCCCTCATGAGTGA